The sequence TGCTGGCGCCGTGGGCGCAGTACAAGAGCGTCGAGTACAAGGAGCGCCTGAACAACCAGGACGACGCGGCGCGGGTGGCGCCAGGCGTGTTCCGCGAGTCGGCCGGTGCGCAGCGGGTGTTCTTCGTCGAGGTCGGCGCCGGCGAGGATGGCCGGGTGCGCAACGTGTTCGTCAGCTCGGTGCTCGAGGGCAAGCTGGGCGTGATGGTGGCCGAAGAAGGCTATCTGATGACCGGTGACAAGGGCGAGCGCTTCGTGGTGCTCGAGCGTGGCCGCCGTTACGACGGCACGCCGGGTACGCCGGACTATCGCATCATGCATTTCGACCGCTACACCCTGCAGATGGCTGGGCAGGTGGCCAAGGACCTGCCGGTGCGCAACCGTATGGTGCCGTTGCAGACCCTGCTCGACGACCCGAACCCCGCCAAGCTCGGCGAGCTGGCCTCGCGGGTCGGTGTGCCGGTGGCGGCGCTGATCCTGGCGCTGCTGGCGATTCCGCTGTCCTTCGTCAATCCGCGCGCCGGGCGCACCAACAACCTGATCGTGGCGATCCTCACCTACCTCATCTACAGCAACGCGATCAGCGTCAGCCAGGCCTGGATCGCACAGGGCAAGGTCAGTTTCCTGGTCGGCGCGCTGGCGCCGCACCTGGTGATGGTGGTCGTGCTGGCGGCCTTGTTCTACCGCCGCCTGGCGGTGTATTCGATCTGGCGGAGGCGGCCGGTCTGATGCGCATTCTGCGACGTTATCTCGCGCGGGAGATCATCGGCGCCACCTTCATGGTGCTGCTGGCCTTCCTCGGCCTGTTTGCCTTCTTCGATTTCATCAATGAGCTCGATTCGATCGGCAAGGATGGCTACCAGGTCCATCACGCGCTGATCTATGTGGCGCTGATCCTGCCCGGGCGGGTGTACGAGTTGATGCCCATTGCGGTGCTGATCGGCAGCCTGTTTGCGCTGACCACGCTGGCGCGGCATTCCGAGATCACGGTGATGCGGGCCTCGGGCCTGTCGACCGCCCGGCTGCTGCGCGAGCTGTCGCTCATCGGCGGGCTGTTCGTGCTCCTGACCTTCGTGTTTGGCGAGTATGTGGCGCCGCCGGCAGAAAAGGCGGCGCAGCAGTGGCGCCTGACGGCCACCGGCTCCACCGTGTCGAACGAGTTGCGCTCCGGCCTGTGGGTGCGCGATGGTCAGCGCTTCATCAATGTGCAGTCGCTGACGCCCGAGCGTGCGCTGAAGGGCATCCGGATCTACGAATTCGATGACAAGCTGGTGCTCAAATCGATCAGCGATGCCCGGCACGGCGAGTTCGTCGATGGCGTGGGATGGCGGCTGACGGACATCGCGCAGACTGTCTTCGAGGCCGACCGCACCCGGGTGACCACGCTCGATGAACTGGCCTGGGCGTCGGAACTGACCCCCGATGTGCTGAGCGTGCTGATGGTGACGCCCGAGCGCATGTCGGTGACCACCCTGGTAGCCTATCTGCGCCACCTGACCGACAACAACCAGAAGACCGACCGCTACGAAATCGCGTTGTGGAAGAAGATCGTCTACCCCTTCGCGGTGCTGGTGATGATGGCGCTGGCGCTGCCCTTCGCCTATACCCACGACCGCATGGGCGGGGTGAGCGTGAAGGTCTTTGCCGGCATCATGCTGGGGGTGGCCTTCCATCTGCTCAACGGCCTTTTCTCGAACCTCGGCGTCATCAATGCCTGGCCGCCGGTGGTGGCGGCGCTGGCTCCGAGCACGGTGTTCCTGATCGCGGCCGCGGTGATGCTCCACGGGGTGGACCGGCGCTGAGCGCGATTGTGGCGCCGGACATAAAAAAACGGGACCGCGAAGGTCCCGTTCTCTTTTCCAGCCAGTGCGAGGATCAGCCCTGCTTGCGCGTGAGCTTTTCCTTGATACGTGCCGACTTGCCGGTACGACCGCGCAGGTAGTACAGCTTGGCACGACGCACATCACCGCGACGCTTCACTTCAACGCTGGCGACCAGCGGCGAGTAGGTCTGGAAGGTGCGCTCAACGCCTTCACCGGACGAGATCTTGCGCACGATGAAGTTGGAGTTGAGACCACGGTTGCGTTTGGCGATAACCACGCCTTCGTACGCCTGAAGACGCTCACGGTTACCTTCCTTGACCTTCACCTGAACCACCACGGTGTCGCCCGGGGCGAACTCGGGGATGGTCTTGTTTTCGGTCAGGCGAGCAATTTCTTCCTGCTCGAGTTGTTCAATCAAGTTCATGTGCGTGACTCCTTGGTCAGTTCGCGTTGGCCTGTGGCCTTGCAGGCAGAGCAGGTCGCCACCTGATGCATGCGTTTCTTCATTCGGCCTCGTCCGACAGGGTCGGGGAGGCCGCCTCATGATCCTGCCTGAAAGCTTCAAGCAGTTTCATCTCTTCGCGGCCCAGCTTGCGCCGGGCCAGCAATTCAGGGCGCCGCTGCCAGGTGCGTCCCAGCGCCATCTTCAGTCGCCAGCGCCGGATCTCGGCGTGGTTGCCCGAGAGCAGCACGGGTGGCACGGCCTGGCCGTGTGCGTCCACCTCGGGGCGGGTGTAGTGCGGGCAATCGAGCAAGCCGTCGACAAACGAGTCTTCGACCGCCGAGTCCGCATCGTTCAGCGCCCCGGGCAACTGGCGGATGATGGCATCGAGCAGCACCATTGCCGGCAGTTCACCACCGGACAACACAAAGTCGCCCAGCGAAATCTCTTCATCCACACAGCGGTCGATCACACGTTGATCGACCCCTTCATACCGCCCGCACAACAGCGTCAGCGCTGGCGCCTGCACCAGATCCATGACCCTGGCGTGATCCAGCGGCCGCCCCTGGGGCGACAGGTAGATCACGCGGCCGGCCTGGCCAAGCGCGTCGCGCTGCGCCTCGCCGGCGGCGGCAATTGCCGCTTCCAGCGGTGGCGACTGCATCACCATGCCGGGGCCGCCGCCATAGGGGCGGTCATCGATCGTTCGATGCACGTCATGCGCGAAATCGCGCGGGTTCCAGCACTGCAGCCGGTAGAGGCTGCGTTCCTGGGCGCGTCGGCTGATGCCACTGCCTGTCAGCGCGGAGAACATCTCCGGAAACAGGGTGACAACGTCGTAGCGACGCACCCGCCTACCAGTCCTTCTGCCAGTCGACCCGAACCCGCTTGGCGGCCAGGTCGACGTCGAGCACATAGGCCGCGACGAAGGGAATCAAGTGTTCGTCGTCGCCGTCGGTGACCTGCAGCACATCATGCGCACCGGCCGAGAGCAGGGAAGTGACGGTGCCCAGGGCCTCGCCAGCGTTGTTCTCGACGGGCAGGCCGATCAGGTCGCCCCAGTAGTACTCGTTGCTGTCGGTCTCCGGCATGGCCTCGCGTGGCGCGGCGATGAACTGCCGGGTCAGCGCTTCGGCGCCGGTGCGGTCCGATACACCGTCAAATGCGGCGATCCAGCCTTTGCCGTGGGCGCGACAGCCGGTCAGCTTGTAGGCCGTCCAGCGCGCGTCCTCGGCCGTGTCGTCGGGCGACAACCACCATTGCGGCATTTTTTTCCAGGACAGCGGATCGTCCCCGAAGGGGTGGATCTTGACCCAGCCCTGAATGCCAAAAGGGGCGACGATGCGCCCCATGATGATCATCGGTTGTGTCCCGATGCGGCCGTTCAGGCGGCTTTGGCGGCCTGCTTGACCAGGCGGGCAACCGTCGGCGACAGCTGGGCGCCGTTTTGCTGCCAGTGCGCCAGACGCTCGGTGTTGATCACCAGGCCTTCTGCGGCTTCCGGCGCCATCGGGTTGTAGAAACCGACGCGCTCGATGAAGCGGCCGTCACGACGATTGCGCGAGTCGGCGGCAACGATGTTGTAAAACGGGCGCTTCTTGGCGCCGCTACGGGCAAGGCGAATAACCACCATGTTGTGTTCGTCCTGACTAATGATTCGAGAAAAGGGCGAGATTTTAAGCGATTTCCCCAAGGAAAACAATCTCTTTGCAGCTCACCCCGGAAAGATGTCGGCAATGGTCTGCTGGATTGCGCGGGCGGCGGCGAGTGGATCGGCCGCCTGGCGGATCGGGCGGCCAACCACGATGTAGTCGGCGCCGTTGCGGAATGCCTGGGCGACGTCGACGGTGCGCTTCTGGTCGTCGGCGGGCTTGTTCTCGACCGGGCGGATGCCCGGCGTGACCACCAGCAGACGCTCGCCCAGCTCGCGGCGGATCATCGGCGCTTCGAGCCCGGAGGAGACGATGCCGTCGATGCCGGTCTCGAGCGCGCGGCGGGCGCGGGAGAGCACCAGTTCTTCGACATTGCACTGGAAGCCGAGGTCGTCGAGGTCGCCGCGGTCAAGGCTGGTCAGCGCGGTGACGGCGAGGACCTTGAGCTCGCCCTTGTCCTTGACCGCCGCTTCCATGATCGACTGGTTGCCGTGAATGGTGGCCAGCGTGGCGCCGCTGCCCGACAGGGCGCGGATGGCCGAGCGCACGGTCTCGGGGACGTCGAAGAACTTCAGGTCGACGAAGACTTTCTTGTTGTGCGCCACCAGCCAGTCGAGCAGGTCGAAGTAGCCCGGCGTCATGAACAGTTCGAGGCCGATCTTGTAGAAGGTGACACTGTCTTCGAGTTGTTCGACCAGTGCGCGGGCGGCGGCCGCATCGGCGACGTCAAGCGCCATGATGAGGCGGTCGGCGGGCGTGATGGCCTTGGAAGAGCGGTAATCGGGCGTCGATGTTTGCATTGTGGTGGCAGTCAATGGGAAAGTAGCGTTTATTATCCCGCCTCTTGGGTGATCGGGTCGAGGCGGGCGTCCGGCATTGTGCCAGAACTGGTCGATTCTTCATTAGAATGGCAGAAGAATCGGAACGATGAAGAGCCCGCGACTCATGGCAGACCCTCTCATGCAAGATGCCGGACCGGCAGCGTCAGTTCTCGCCTGGCTA comes from Denitromonas sp. and encodes:
- the rpsP gene encoding 30S ribosomal protein S16, with the translated sequence MVVIRLARSGAKKRPFYNIVAADSRNRRDGRFIERVGFYNPMAPEAAEGLVINTERLAHWQQNGAQLSPTVARLVKQAAKAA
- the rplS gene encoding 50S ribosomal protein L19, with translation MNLIEQLEQEEIARLTENKTIPEFAPGDTVVVQVKVKEGNRERLQAYEGVVIAKRNRGLNSNFIVRKISSGEGVERTFQTYSPLVASVEVKRRGDVRRAKLYYLRGRTGKSARIKEKLTRKQG
- the pyrF gene encoding orotidine-5'-phosphate decarboxylase; translated protein: MQTSTPDYRSSKAITPADRLIMALDVADAAAARALVEQLEDSVTFYKIGLELFMTPGYFDLLDWLVAHNKKVFVDLKFFDVPETVRSAIRALSGSGATLATIHGNQSIMEAAVKDKGELKVLAVTALTSLDRGDLDDLGFQCNVEELVLSRARRALETGIDGIVSSGLEAPMIRRELGERLLVVTPGIRPVENKPADDQKRTVDVAQAFRNGADYIVVGRPIRQAADPLAAARAIQQTIADIFPG
- the lptG gene encoding LPS export ABC transporter permease LptG: MMRILRRYLAREIIGATFMVLLAFLGLFAFFDFINELDSIGKDGYQVHHALIYVALILPGRVYELMPIAVLIGSLFALTTLARHSEITVMRASGLSTARLLRELSLIGGLFVLLTFVFGEYVAPPAEKAAQQWRLTATGSTVSNELRSGLWVRDGQRFINVQSLTPERALKGIRIYEFDDKLVLKSISDARHGEFVDGVGWRLTDIAQTVFEADRTRVTTLDELAWASELTPDVLSVLMVTPERMSVTTLVAYLRHLTDNNQKTDRYEIALWKKIVYPFAVLVMMALALPFAYTHDRMGGVSVKVFAGIMLGVAFHLLNGLFSNLGVINAWPPVVAALAPSTVFLIAAAVMLHGVDRR
- the lptF gene encoding LPS export ABC transporter permease LptF translates to MIFLRAAQREFANTAMAVFVALFAILVTTVLIRLLGQAAGGRVPSEAVLALIGFGALAQLPIVLSLTVFIAILMSLSRSYRDSEMVVWFAAGVPLTRWIRPVLRFAVPVAVVIAGVTLVLAPWAQYKSVEYKERLNNQDDAARVAPGVFRESAGAQRVFFVEVGAGEDGRVRNVFVSSVLEGKLGVMVAEEGYLMTGDKGERFVVLERGRRYDGTPGTPDYRIMHFDRYTLQMAGQVAKDLPVRNRMVPLQTLLDDPNPAKLGELASRVGVPVAALILALLAIPLSFVNPRAGRTNNLIVAILTYLIYSNAISVSQAWIAQGKVSFLVGALAPHLVMVVVLAALFYRRLAVYSIWRRRPV
- the trmD gene encoding tRNA (guanosine(37)-N1)-methyltransferase TrmD encodes the protein MRRYDVVTLFPEMFSALTGSGISRRAQERSLYRLQCWNPRDFAHDVHRTIDDRPYGGGPGMVMQSPPLEAAIAAAGEAQRDALGQAGRVIYLSPQGRPLDHARVMDLVQAPALTLLCGRYEGVDQRVIDRCVDEEISLGDFVLSGGELPAMVLLDAIIRQLPGALNDADSAVEDSFVDGLLDCPHYTRPEVDAHGQAVPPVLLSGNHAEIRRWRLKMALGRTWQRRPELLARRKLGREEMKLLEAFRQDHEAASPTLSDEAE
- the rimM gene encoding ribosome maturation factor RimM (Essential for efficient processing of 16S rRNA), with the translated sequence MIIMGRIVAPFGIQGWVKIHPFGDDPLSWKKMPQWWLSPDDTAEDARWTAYKLTGCRAHGKGWIAAFDGVSDRTGAEALTRQFIAAPREAMPETDSNEYYWGDLIGLPVENNAGEALGTVTSLLSAGAHDVLQVTDGDDEHLIPFVAAYVLDVDLAAKRVRVDWQKDW